Proteins encoded together in one Hymenobacter monticola window:
- the deoC gene encoding deoxyribose-phosphate aldolase, producing the protein MNLAAQIDHTLLRPDATEAQILQLCDEAVAHGFATVCVPPCYVALAAGKLAGTAVGICTVIGFPLGYSASSVKFKEAEVALYDGATELDMVLNISALKSGRTAAIQDEILDLADLCHVHSALLKVIIETALLTEEEMELAARLCVAGEADFVKTSTGFASRGASVADVEMLRRVLPETMRIKAAGGIRTRAAAEALVAAGADRIGSSNSVALIAENNDPTVA; encoded by the coding sequence ATGAACCTTGCCGCCCAAATCGACCACACCCTGCTGCGCCCCGACGCGACGGAGGCCCAGATACTCCAGCTCTGCGACGAGGCCGTGGCCCACGGCTTTGCCACCGTGTGCGTGCCGCCGTGCTACGTGGCCCTGGCCGCCGGCAAGCTGGCCGGCACGGCCGTGGGCATTTGCACAGTGATTGGGTTTCCGCTGGGCTATTCAGCTTCCAGCGTCAAGTTCAAGGAGGCCGAGGTAGCGCTCTATGATGGGGCCACGGAGCTGGACATGGTGCTGAACATCTCGGCCCTGAAATCGGGTCGCACGGCCGCCATTCAGGATGAAATCCTGGATTTGGCCGACCTCTGCCACGTGCACTCGGCCCTGCTCAAGGTCATCATCGAAACCGCCCTGCTCACCGAGGAGGAAATGGAACTAGCCGCCCGGCTCTGTGTGGCCGGCGAGGCTGATTTCGTGAAAACCTCCACCGGCTTTGCCAGCCGCGGGGCCTCCGTGGCCGACGTGGAGATGCTGCGCCGGGTGCTTCCCGAAACCATGCGCATCAAGGCCGCCGGCGGCATCCGCACCCGCGCGGCGGCCGAGGCCCTGGTAGCTGCCGGGGCCGACCGCATCGGCTCGTCCAACAGTGTGGCCCTCATTGCTGAAAATAATGACCCGACCGTTGCTTAA
- a CDS encoding sporulation protein: MTRPLLKVLLLPALLSLVACASTAQQAPQASTPPDTTRKPVATAAAPAPMPAEDVSKYRPVFAVPKPAAATAAPAAPKTAVPPTAHVNPQVEQRLRDQAYTNQNVKYAQGYRILVYLGLERDKVMAIRRTIIGRYPDETDYIVFKSPVYRLYIGDYLTKLDAARGLARLRGLTPKLELEPTQVLLNKNP; encoded by the coding sequence ATGACCCGACCGTTGCTTAAAGTGCTGCTTTTGCCCGCGCTGCTCTCGCTGGTAGCCTGCGCCAGCACAGCCCAGCAGGCCCCCCAGGCCAGCACCCCGCCCGACACCACCCGCAAGCCCGTGGCTACGGCAGCGGCACCCGCGCCCATGCCGGCCGAAGACGTGAGCAAGTACCGCCCGGTGTTTGCGGTGCCCAAGCCGGCCGCGGCCACCGCCGCGCCGGCCGCCCCCAAAACGGCCGTGCCGCCCACCGCCCACGTGAACCCACAGGTGGAACAGCGCCTGCGTGACCAGGCCTACACCAACCAGAATGTGAAGTATGCCCAGGGCTACCGCATCCTGGTGTACCTGGGCCTGGAACGCGACAAGGTGATGGCCATTCGGCGCACCATCATCGGCCGCTACCCCGACGAAACGGATTACATCGTGTTCAAGTCGCCGGTGTACCGCCTCTACATCGGCGACTACCTCACCAAGCTCGACGCCGCCCGCGGCCTGGCCCGCCTGCGCGGCCTCACCCCCAAGCTGGAGCTGGAGCCCACCCAGGTGCTGCTGAACAAGAACCCGTAG
- a CDS encoding T9SS type A sorting domain-containing protein yields MKHWYLLRFVIGVLLGFGALPLAVPAAHAQGPTWQTAVAIGQAPGSDTSVSASAVDGDGNVLMAGSFTGTAVFGATTLTSAGNTDVFVAKWSPATGSFIWAQRAGGAAEDRAVALAVQGNAIYLAGYFNSLNAGFGSVGLVNVSSGNSDGFVVKLTDAGATAAFGWAQGFGGAYSDGAYALAANGNNVYLAGQFNGAARFGSTVLTTGSGSNVLPNGFVAKLTDAGASSSFTWVRQVSGASLTDARALVVDGPSVYIAGYFNGTAGFGASSLTSVQFHDGFVAKLADAGATASFVWVQPISGPDHQNATVLVTNGRGTLYVAGNYTGPTDFGNIQLFTPPITSRRHIFVAKLLDAGPTGRFAWAVGGGGSGDDDPAGLAISGNSVYLAGTIGGMATFGSTVLNTPMRTDGLIAKLTDAGTTASFAWAQQFGGVGFDFAGPIVAAGTGLLYLGGSSELPASFGPLQLSGPANGSLGFLATLTDASLTSATVIAPAKAVVSLFPNPAHGRATVLLPVGTGPATLTVLDALGRPVRILTVTGIKAELDLTGLAPGLYAVQVQAGAATATRRLVVE; encoded by the coding sequence ATGAAACATTGGTACTTGCTTCGATTCGTTATTGGTGTTTTGCTGGGCTTTGGAGCGCTGCCGTTAGCCGTACCGGCGGCACACGCTCAGGGCCCAACCTGGCAAACGGCGGTAGCCATCGGTCAGGCCCCGGGCAGCGACACGAGCGTGAGTGCTTCCGCCGTCGATGGAGATGGCAATGTGTTGATGGCCGGCTCCTTTACCGGCACGGCCGTTTTCGGAGCCACAACGCTAACCAGTGCGGGCAATACCGACGTGTTTGTGGCCAAATGGAGCCCGGCCACCGGTTCTTTCATTTGGGCGCAGCGGGCAGGTGGCGCAGCCGAAGACCGGGCCGTGGCATTGGCCGTGCAAGGCAATGCCATTTATCTGGCGGGGTATTTCAACAGTCTCAATGCGGGTTTTGGGTCCGTTGGGCTGGTGAATGTCAGCTCGGGCAATTCTGATGGCTTCGTGGTCAAACTCACCGATGCCGGCGCTACGGCTGCCTTCGGCTGGGCACAAGGTTTCGGCGGCGCCTACAGCGACGGGGCCTACGCGCTGGCGGCAAATGGCAACAACGTGTACCTGGCGGGCCAGTTCAACGGCGCGGCGCGCTTTGGCAGCACCGTGCTGACGACCGGCTCCGGCAGTAACGTGCTGCCCAATGGCTTCGTGGCCAAGCTCACCGACGCCGGGGCGTCCAGCTCATTTACTTGGGTGCGGCAAGTCTCCGGGGCTTCCCTCACCGACGCCCGGGCTTTGGTTGTCGATGGCCCGAGCGTGTACATCGCGGGTTATTTTAACGGGACGGCTGGTTTCGGCGCCAGCAGCCTGACCAGCGTGCAGTTTCACGACGGCTTTGTGGCCAAGCTCGCCGATGCGGGCGCTACTGCCAGTTTTGTCTGGGTTCAGCCGATAAGCGGCCCCGACCACCAGAACGCCACCGTACTTGTCACCAATGGCCGCGGTACGCTGTATGTGGCAGGCAACTACACCGGGCCCACCGATTTCGGCAACATTCAGTTGTTCACCCCGCCCATCACCAGCCGTCGTCACATATTTGTGGCAAAACTGCTTGATGCCGGACCTACGGGCCGGTTTGCCTGGGCCGTGGGTGGCGGTGGCAGCGGCGATGACGACCCAGCCGGCTTGGCCATCAGCGGTAACAGTGTGTATCTGGCCGGAACAATCGGTGGGATGGCCACCTTTGGCAGCACTGTGCTGAATACGCCCATGCGCACCGATGGCCTCATTGCCAAGCTCACAGACGCTGGCACCACGGCGAGCTTCGCCTGGGCCCAGCAGTTCGGGGGAGTAGGGTTCGATTTTGCCGGCCCCATAGTTGCGGCCGGCACCGGCCTGCTCTACTTAGGCGGCAGTTCCGAACTGCCGGCCAGCTTTGGCCCGCTACAATTGTCCGGCCCAGCGAACGGAAGCCTGGGTTTTTTGGCGACCCTCACCGATGCATCGCTGACTTCGGCGACAGTCATTGCACCTGCCAAGGCGGTTGTAAGCCTCTTTCCAAACCCCGCCCACGGCCGCGCCACCGTGCTGCTGCCCGTCGGCACCGGCCCGGCCACGCTCACCGTGCTCGACGCCCTGGGCCGTCCCGTGCGCATCCTTACAGTTACCGGTATCAAAGCTGAACTGGACCTGACGGGCCTCGCGCCCGGCCTCTACGCCGTGCAAGTGCAGGCCGGCGCGGCCACCGCAACCCGCCGCCTCGTGGTGGAGTAG
- a CDS encoding M20 metallopeptidase family protein, which yields MSDLIPRIQAFAAQYAADTVAIRRHLHAHPELSFEETNTAAFVAQELRKLGLTPQPIANTGVLALIEGQPGGPTIALRADMDALPITEANDVPYKSTNPGVMHACGHDVHTASLLGAARILNELKGEFKGTIKLMFQPGEERLPGGASLMIQEGVLENPAVGHVLGQHVFPHLPAGKIGLRPGRYMASTDELYLTIKGKGGHGAMPEMNLDPVLVAAHIIVAAQQIVSRRANPKIPSVLSFGKVIANGATNVIPNEVYLEGTFRTLNEEWRAEAHQHLRQLCEGLAASMGAVCELEIRHGYPYLENEPALTARVRAAAEQYLGPENVVELDQWMAAEDFAYFSQAAPACFYRLGTRHEDGRFAASVHTPTFDIDEQALATGPGLMAWLAVQELAANQ from the coding sequence ATGTCCGACCTCATCCCCCGCATTCAAGCATTCGCCGCCCAGTACGCGGCCGACACCGTGGCCATCCGGCGCCACCTGCACGCCCACCCGGAGCTGTCGTTCGAGGAAACCAACACCGCTGCCTTCGTCGCGCAGGAGCTGCGGAAGCTGGGCCTCACGCCGCAGCCCATTGCCAACACCGGTGTGCTGGCCCTGATTGAAGGCCAGCCCGGCGGCCCCACCATTGCCCTGCGGGCCGACATGGACGCGCTGCCCATCACGGAGGCCAACGACGTGCCGTACAAATCGACCAACCCCGGCGTGATGCACGCCTGCGGCCACGACGTGCACACGGCCTCCCTGCTGGGCGCTGCCCGCATCCTCAACGAGTTAAAGGGGGAGTTTAAGGGCACTATCAAGCTGATGTTTCAGCCGGGCGAGGAGCGGCTGCCCGGCGGTGCTTCGCTGATGATACAAGAAGGCGTGCTCGAAAACCCAGCCGTGGGCCACGTGCTGGGCCAGCACGTGTTTCCGCACCTGCCGGCCGGGAAAATTGGCCTGCGCCCCGGCCGCTACATGGCCAGCACCGACGAGCTCTATCTCACCATCAAAGGCAAGGGCGGCCACGGCGCCATGCCCGAGATGAACCTCGACCCCGTGCTGGTAGCGGCCCACATCATCGTGGCCGCTCAGCAGATTGTCAGCCGCCGCGCCAACCCGAAGATTCCGTCGGTGCTCAGCTTCGGCAAGGTCATCGCCAACGGCGCCACCAACGTCATTCCCAACGAGGTGTACCTCGAAGGCACCTTCCGCACCCTCAACGAGGAGTGGCGCGCTGAAGCTCACCAGCACCTGCGCCAGCTTTGCGAGGGCCTGGCCGCGAGCATGGGCGCCGTGTGCGAACTCGAAATCCGGCACGGCTACCCCTACCTCGAAAACGAGCCCGCCCTCACGGCCCGTGTGCGCGCGGCCGCCGAGCAGTACCTGGGCCCCGAGAACGTGGTGGAGCTCGACCAGTGGATGGCCGCCGAAGACTTTGCCTACTTCTCGCAGGCCGCGCCAGCTTGCTTCTACCGGCTCGGCACCCGCCACGAAGACGGCCGCTTTGCCGCCTCGGTGCACACGCCCACCTTCGACATCGACGAGCAGGCCCTCGCCACTGGCCCGGGCCTCATGGCTTGGCTGGCCGTGCAGGAGCTGGCCGCTAACCAGTAA
- a CDS encoding SDR family oxidoreductase: protein MRPDFVPEHVPEENIRPLLIAGANGTLGRAFGRICHTRGLVTVALGRDELDIISPVSVEKALDTIRPWAVVNAAGYVRVDEAESDAGQCFSENATGPSVLATACAARGLPFLTFSSDLVFDGQQEGPYTESSKPNPLNVYGRSKLAAEQRVLAVHPQALVVRTSAFFSGWDAFNFVHFALEAARDKQRFEAADDVRISPTYVPDLVNTSLDLLLDEASGIWHVTNDGACTWAELARMAAERAGFSTDFVVPRPMAAFGLSATRPLQSMLRSEKGMVLPSLEDALSRCIREIGHHRVLV, encoded by the coding sequence ATGCGGCCTGATTTCGTTCCTGAGCATGTTCCTGAAGAAAATATCCGGCCCCTGCTGATTGCGGGGGCCAACGGCACGCTGGGCCGGGCCTTCGGCCGCATATGCCACACCCGCGGCTTGGTTACGGTGGCGCTGGGCCGCGACGAGCTGGACATCATCAGCCCGGTTTCGGTGGAGAAAGCCCTCGACACCATTCGGCCCTGGGCCGTGGTGAATGCAGCCGGCTACGTGCGCGTTGATGAGGCCGAAAGTGACGCGGGGCAGTGCTTTAGCGAGAATGCAACTGGCCCCTCGGTACTTGCCACAGCCTGTGCCGCACGCGGCTTGCCTTTCCTCACGTTTTCGTCGGATTTGGTGTTCGATGGGCAGCAGGAGGGACCCTACACCGAGTCCTCCAAGCCCAACCCGCTGAATGTGTACGGCCGCAGCAAGCTGGCTGCCGAGCAGCGCGTGCTGGCCGTGCACCCGCAGGCGCTGGTGGTGCGCACCAGTGCCTTTTTCAGCGGCTGGGATGCTTTCAACTTCGTGCATTTCGCCCTGGAAGCGGCCCGCGACAAGCAACGCTTCGAAGCAGCCGATGATGTGCGCATCTCGCCCACCTACGTGCCCGATTTGGTGAATACGTCCCTGGACCTGCTTCTGGATGAAGCCAGCGGCATCTGGCACGTTACCAACGATGGCGCCTGCACGTGGGCCGAATTAGCCCGAATGGCCGCCGAGCGGGCCGGCTTCTCGACTGATTTCGTGGTGCCGCGGCCCATGGCTGCGTTTGGCCTGTCTGCGACCCGGCCGCTGCAAAGCATGCTACGGAGCGAGAAGGGAATGGTGCTGCCGTCGCTGGAAGACGCGCTGAGCCGCTGTATTCGGGAAATAGGGCATCACCGTGTACTAGTGTAG
- a CDS encoding T9SS type A sorting domain-containing protein has protein sequence MASIADPTLTATTAVLRPESIGLFPNPAHGRATVQLPAGAGPAALTVLDALGRPVRTQIATASKADLDLTGLAPGLYAVRVQAGGTTATRRLVVE, from the coding sequence TTGGCATCTATTGCCGACCCCACCCTCACGGCCACCACGGCTGTTCTGCGCCCCGAGAGCATCGGTCTCTTCCCCAACCCCGCCCACGGCCGCGCCACCGTGCAGCTGCCGGCCGGCGCCGGCCCGGCCGCCCTCACCGTGCTCGACGCGCTGGGCCGCCCCGTGCGCACCCAAATAGCCACTGCCTCGAAAGCCGACCTCGACCTGACTGGCCTCGCGCCCGGCCTCTACGCCGTGCGGGTGCAAGCGGGCGGCACCACGGCCACCCGGCGGTTGGTAGTAGAGTAG
- the secA gene encoding preprotein translocase subunit SecA — MFDFLGKTVAKIFGSKAERDLKEITPYVALINAEYAKLAGLTDDQLREQTDAVRARIAERLAGLDGQIGGLHQQIDSQPQLDVASKEAIFEQIDALEKQRNKDLEAVLLEVLPQAFAIVKDTARRYKENGQLVVTANAHDREYAATHPNCQIVGDQAIWANKWTAAGAEITWDMVHYDVQLIGGVVLHQGKIAEMATGEGKTLVSTLPSFLNALSKRGVHLVTVNDYLAKRDSEWNAPLFEFHGITVDCIDKHQPNTPERRNAYQADITYGTNNEFGFDYLRDNMARDPEELVQRKHHYAMVDEVDSVLIDDARTPLIISGPVPRGDVHEFYQLKPRIQRLVDEQKKVVQNYLVQARKLIAEGKTGVEEGDKNGVGGLMLFRAHRGLPKSKPLIKYLSEPGIRAVLQATENHYLADNSRQMPKADEPLFFTIDEKNNQIELTEKGLDLITAQGEDPQLFIMPDIGMAIADIEKNAALSAEEKLQQKDKLMSDYNEKSERVHTVNQLLKAYTLFEKDDQYILTDDGKVKIVDEQTGRVMEGRRYSDGLHQAIEAKENVRVEDATQTYATVTLQNYFRMYHKLGGMTGTAETEAGEFWEIYKLDVVVIPTNRAISRKDSDDQVYKTVREKYNAVALEIQKLVEAGRPVLVGTTSVEISELMSRMLKLRGIQHQVLNAKQNQREAEIVAAAGYPGTVTIATNMAGRGTDIKLRETSREAGGLAIIGTERHESRRVDRQLRGRAGRQGDPGTSQFFVSLEDNLMRLFGSDRIAKLMDRMGMEEGEVIQHSMITNSIERAQKKVEENNFGTRKRLLEYDDVMNAQREVVYKRRRNALHGDRMEVDILNMIYDVSEDIASGHKITGDFEDFKLNVIKVFGYDTFLTAQDLSSLQLPALTQKLYDEALGYFQSKNEHIAATNLPLVNDLLSNGSPYENIAVPFTDGKKQVQAIANLRRAQATGGHDILRQMEKVVVLSVIDTAWTQHLRQMDDLKQVVQNAVYEQKDPLLVYKFESFELFKRMIAKVNEETTTFLFHADVPVQQGAVGTNEEQDYYLEDEEQQTNFTVEHESNLDSLGAGPEDMGPQDLPAEKQVPVRSQKVANRNDKVNVQYMDGRVVRDVKYKAVEQDVESGRAVLVD; from the coding sequence ATGTTTGACTTCCTAGGCAAGACCGTCGCCAAAATATTCGGCTCCAAAGCAGAGCGTGACTTGAAAGAAATCACGCCTTACGTGGCGTTGATTAATGCCGAATATGCCAAACTGGCCGGCCTCACCGACGACCAGCTCCGCGAGCAGACCGACGCCGTGCGCGCCCGCATTGCCGAGCGCCTCGCCGGCCTCGATGGGCAGATTGGCGGCCTGCACCAGCAAATCGACAGCCAGCCCCAACTCGATGTGGCCTCCAAAGAAGCCATCTTCGAGCAGATTGACGCGCTGGAAAAACAGCGCAACAAAGACCTCGAAGCCGTGCTGCTGGAGGTGCTGCCGCAGGCTTTCGCCATCGTGAAGGACACGGCCCGCCGCTACAAGGAAAACGGCCAACTGGTGGTGACGGCCAACGCCCACGACCGCGAATACGCCGCCACGCACCCTAACTGCCAGATTGTGGGCGACCAGGCCATCTGGGCCAACAAATGGACGGCTGCCGGCGCCGAAATCACCTGGGACATGGTGCACTACGACGTGCAGCTGATTGGTGGTGTGGTGCTGCACCAGGGCAAAATTGCCGAAATGGCCACGGGTGAGGGCAAGACGCTGGTTTCGACGCTGCCGTCGTTCCTCAACGCGCTGTCGAAGCGCGGCGTGCACCTCGTTACCGTCAACGACTACCTGGCCAAGCGCGACTCGGAATGGAACGCGCCGCTTTTCGAGTTCCACGGCATTACCGTGGACTGCATCGATAAGCACCAACCCAACACGCCGGAGCGCCGCAACGCTTACCAAGCCGACATCACCTACGGCACCAACAACGAATTCGGCTTCGACTACCTGCGCGACAACATGGCGCGCGACCCCGAGGAGCTGGTGCAGCGCAAGCACCACTACGCCATGGTGGACGAAGTGGACTCCGTGCTGATTGACGATGCGCGGACGCCGCTCATCATCTCGGGCCCGGTGCCGCGCGGCGACGTGCACGAGTTCTACCAGCTCAAGCCGCGCATTCAGCGCCTCGTGGATGAGCAGAAGAAGGTGGTGCAGAACTACCTGGTGCAGGCCCGTAAGCTCATCGCCGAAGGCAAAACCGGCGTGGAGGAAGGCGACAAAAACGGCGTGGGCGGCCTCATGCTGTTCCGCGCGCACCGCGGCCTGCCCAAGAGCAAGCCGCTCATTAAGTACCTGTCGGAGCCCGGTATCCGGGCGGTGCTGCAAGCCACCGAAAACCACTACCTGGCCGACAACTCGCGCCAGATGCCCAAGGCCGACGAGCCGCTGTTCTTCACCATTGATGAGAAGAACAACCAGATTGAGCTGACCGAAAAAGGCCTGGATTTGATTACGGCGCAGGGCGAAGACCCGCAGCTGTTTATCATGCCCGACATCGGCATGGCCATTGCCGACATCGAGAAAAACGCCGCCCTCTCGGCCGAGGAGAAGCTCCAGCAGAAAGACAAGCTGATGAGCGACTACAACGAGAAGAGCGAGCGGGTGCACACCGTGAACCAGCTGCTGAAGGCCTATACGCTCTTCGAGAAGGACGACCAGTACATCCTGACCGACGACGGCAAGGTGAAAATCGTGGACGAGCAAACCGGCCGCGTGATGGAAGGCCGCCGCTACTCCGACGGCCTGCACCAAGCCATCGAGGCCAAGGAAAACGTGCGTGTGGAAGACGCGACGCAGACCTACGCTACGGTGACGCTGCAGAACTACTTCCGCATGTACCACAAGCTGGGCGGCATGACCGGCACGGCTGAAACCGAGGCCGGCGAGTTCTGGGAAATCTACAAGCTCGACGTGGTGGTGATTCCGACCAACCGCGCCATCAGCCGCAAAGACTCCGATGACCAGGTGTACAAGACGGTGCGTGAGAAATACAACGCCGTGGCCCTGGAAATCCAGAAGCTGGTGGAAGCCGGCCGCCCGGTGCTGGTAGGTACGACTTCCGTAGAAATCTCTGAGTTGATGTCGCGCATGCTCAAGCTGCGCGGCATCCAGCACCAGGTGCTCAACGCCAAGCAGAACCAGCGCGAAGCCGAGATTGTGGCCGCCGCCGGCTACCCCGGCACCGTGACCATCGCCACCAACATGGCCGGCCGCGGCACCGACATCAAGCTGCGCGAAACCTCGCGCGAGGCGGGCGGCCTGGCCATCATCGGCACCGAGCGCCACGAAAGCCGCCGCGTCGACCGCCAGTTGCGGGGCCGCGCCGGCCGCCAGGGCGACCCGGGCACCTCGCAGTTCTTCGTGAGCCTGGAGGACAACCTGATGCGTCTGTTCGGCTCCGACCGGATTGCGAAGCTGATGGACCGCATGGGCATGGAAGAGGGCGAAGTGATTCAGCACTCGATGATTACCAACTCCATTGAGCGCGCCCAAAAGAAAGTGGAGGAAAACAACTTCGGCACGCGCAAGCGCCTGTTGGAGTACGATGACGTGATGAACGCCCAGCGCGAAGTGGTGTACAAGCGCCGCCGCAACGCCCTGCACGGCGACCGCATGGAAGTCGACATCCTCAACATGATTTACGACGTGAGTGAGGACATCGCCAGCGGCCACAAAATCACGGGCGACTTCGAGGATTTCAAGCTCAACGTCATCAAGGTGTTTGGCTACGACACCTTCCTGACGGCGCAGGACCTGAGCAGCCTGCAACTGCCGGCCCTTACCCAGAAGCTGTACGACGAAGCCCTGGGCTACTTCCAGAGCAAGAACGAGCACATCGCGGCCACCAACCTGCCGCTGGTGAACGACCTGCTGAGCAACGGCTCGCCCTACGAGAACATTGCCGTGCCCTTCACCGACGGCAAGAAGCAGGTGCAGGCCATTGCCAACCTGCGCCGCGCCCAGGCCACCGGCGGCCACGACATTCTGCGCCAGATGGAGAAAGTGGTGGTGCTGAGCGTGATTGACACGGCCTGGACCCAGCACCTGCGCCAGATGGACGACCTGAAGCAGGTGGTGCAAAACGCGGTGTACGAGCAGAAAGACCCGCTGCTGGTGTACAAGTTCGAGAGCTTCGAGCTATTTAAGCGCATGATTGCCAAGGTGAACGAGGAAACCACCACCTTCCTCTTCCACGCCGACGTGCCGGTGCAGCAAGGTGCCGTGGGCACCAACGAGGAGCAGGACTACTACCTCGAAGACGAGGAGCAGCAAACCAACTTCACCGTGGAGCACGAAAGCAACCTCGATTCGCTCGGCGCCGGCCCCGAAGACATGGGCCCGCAGGACCTGCCCGCCGAAAAGCAGGTGCCCGTGCGCAGCCAGAAAGTGGCCAACCGCAACGACAAGGTGAACGTGCAGTACATGGACGGCCGCGTGGTGCGCGACGTGAAGTACAAAGCCGTGGAGCAGGACGTGGAAAGCGGCCGCGCCGTGCTGGTGGATTAA